A single window of Candidatus Babeliaceae bacterium DNA harbors:
- a CDS encoding ankyrin repeat domain-containing protein, translated as MNNKHILFLTVLFFSITHALRSFDHDNNKKVAKSKITIKTVRHAVAQKLHYYKLSDRALAYAIEHNNISLANLLLGTHKDPNIYFSNGATPLIAAIQKNDTNAVKALIDAGANINMEDEKGDLPLLIALGCLANELWTRAQIRQYVSFHNRASYPGASYNRELPTNLNSSNSKVKEYTKIFRLLLAHPHNNLATKNKSGKSIAEIVSTIKHEEIREIYADVMHKKAYKYAILFMAYPREAGRTPLPPEIIDHIFTEMKPKKPLCFIKED; from the coding sequence ATGAATAACAAACACATATTATTTTTAACAGTATTATTTTTTAGCATAACTCATGCACTGCGCAGCTTTGACCATGACAATAATAAAAAAGTTGCTAAATCAAAAATCACTATTAAAACAGTGAGACATGCAGTAGCGCAAAAATTACACTACTATAAACTATCTGATCGAGCACTTGCGTATGCAATAGAGCACAATAATATAAGCTTAGCAAACCTATTATTAGGCACTCATAAAGATCCGAATATTTATTTTTCTAACGGAGCAACGCCGCTCATTGCGGCAATACAAAAAAATGATACAAACGCCGTTAAAGCACTTATCGATGCCGGCGCCAATATCAATATGGAGGATGAAAAGGGGGATCTGCCATTATTAATAGCCTTGGGCTGCCTAGCAAATGAGCTTTGGACCAGAGCTCAAATAAGACAATATGTTTCCTTTCATAACCGAGCATCATATCCAGGCGCATCATATAACCGCGAATTACCCACAAACCTGAATTCATCAAATTCCAAAGTTAAGGAATATACAAAAATTTTTAGACTACTACTCGCACATCCCCACAATAATCTGGCCACAAAAAATAAATCAGGAAAAAGCATTGCGGAAATTGTGTCTACAATCAAACACGAAGAAATTAGAGAAATATATGCAGATGTTATGCACAAAAAAGCCTATAAATATGCCATATTATTTATGGCATATCCCAGAGAGGCGGGACGCACCCCATTACCACCAGAAATAATTGACCATATTTTTACAGAAATGAAACCAAAGAAGCCATTATGTTTTATAAAAGAAGACTAA
- a CDS encoding NADAR family protein, which translates to MNVNYILLFFSFYSAQAYVHVIPLSYNAATQNYSVLLGRGKNENFWSDFKITPKPGRSLEAEANRTLFYQTNQVYNVQFTQTTPHINLPNGEKAYYITINFIPGKKLYNTARNEFKDDFAWVPITDILQNPNLTRASHKALLPIGKQTRELLTNHWSTIVPQLQVSSSPLWFNIPNAIYFYNKGQDYYEFTNFQENYPVDPNNTGTWWPTTEHYYQAQKFINYPAIQEEIRKLPSARDAFNKARDYKKFVRSDWQSVNLGIMHTAIKDKFTRYPQLKKILLDTQNRVLVENAGPHDNFFGAGADGRGENHLGIILMSIREELQLTELSHDLFVLSNTIEAS; encoded by the coding sequence ATGAACGTCAACTACATATTACTATTTTTTTCATTCTATTCTGCTCAAGCATACGTACATGTTATTCCATTATCGTATAACGCAGCTACTCAAAATTATTCTGTGTTATTAGGCCGAGGGAAAAATGAGAATTTTTGGAGTGATTTTAAGATAACCCCAAAACCTGGCCGATCATTAGAAGCAGAAGCCAATCGAACGCTTTTTTATCAAACTAATCAGGTATATAATGTGCAATTTACACAAACAACCCCGCATATTAATTTGCCCAATGGCGAAAAAGCGTATTACATAACTATTAACTTTATACCAGGAAAAAAATTATATAACACGGCACGCAATGAGTTTAAAGACGATTTTGCATGGGTACCTATCACAGATATTTTACAAAACCCAAATCTTACCCGTGCAAGTCACAAGGCACTATTACCTATTGGCAAACAAACAAGAGAACTGCTGACTAATCACTGGAGCACAATTGTGCCACAGTTGCAAGTATCATCATCGCCATTGTGGTTTAATATTCCAAACGCTATCTACTTTTATAATAAAGGACAAGATTATTATGAATTTACCAATTTTCAAGAAAATTATCCTGTAGATCCAAATAATACGGGTACGTGGTGGCCAACAACTGAACATTATTATCAAGCGCAAAAATTTATTAATTACCCAGCCATTCAAGAAGAAATAAGAAAACTACCATCAGCGCGCGATGCTTTTAATAAAGCCCGTGATTATAAAAAATTTGTAAGATCAGATTGGCAATCTGTCAATCTTGGTATCATGCATACAGCAATAAAAGATAAATTTACACGTTACCCACAGTTAAAAAAAATATTACTTGATACACAAAACAGGGTATTGGTAGAAAATGCTGGCCCACATGATAATTTTTTTGGCGCAGGTGCTGATGGGCGGGGCGAAAATCATCTTGGTATTATTTTGATGAGCATAAGGGAAGAGTTGCAATTAACAGAATTATCTCATGATCTTTTTGTACTTTCTAACACTATAGAAGCATCATGA
- the priA gene encoding primosomal protein N' produces the protein MYINVKLLNGFQKELTYKVPASLNLSTLIGTIVHVPLQKRTEAALVVSATTELAIMPAYTIRELYEQDTHTLQIEFAQFIKRLAEYYHLDPIYFYKRIRHFLHKEPENTACIEEELSLTLQNNTIHNLNITLTMQQQQIVDAITPHVINPSYQASLIHGVTGSGKTEIYKQLITTAYEQGKSTIFLLPEVSLAVQFTHVLRSQLPYGDAIYGFHSAISTKEKLAMWHDIEQQRPVVILGVHLPMLLPIKNLGLIVVDEEHDIGYQEKKHPKVNSKEAALLRAQAYNIPIILGSATPSITSLHAVKTKKWHFFELHERFAGAFPTLTIVPLISQKQRNNFWITQELENAVRKQLEKKEQSIIFINRRGYSFFVQCLACSHIISCNSCSVSLTVHNDDTLRCHYCSFQQPMPSQCVQCKGSKKNLLKKGIGTQQIVTILEKLFPTARIARADLDATINKKKWSKTIQDFKDGAYDILVGTQTVTKGYHFPKVTLVGIIWADIQLGFPFYNATETTVQQIIQVAGRAGRQSAESSVIIQTMTPHPAFAYLQEKEYSAFYDYEIAYRQTLNYPPFTRFIELEIRNNDNTILEHEADVLADTLETIVHDKKYSITILGPAKPPVNKIKNCFIKKIYLKCGKMSEALSLYTYALEKTEFTSSIFFTPNPSQ, from the coding sequence ATGTATATTAATGTAAAACTTCTTAATGGCTTTCAGAAAGAACTTACCTACAAAGTGCCGGCATCTTTGAATTTGAGCACGTTGATCGGTACTATTGTTCATGTGCCATTGCAAAAGAGAACAGAAGCGGCATTAGTCGTCTCTGCAACTACAGAACTAGCAATAATGCCTGCCTATACTATACGAGAACTCTACGAACAAGATACCCATACGCTTCAAATAGAGTTTGCACAGTTTATTAAACGACTTGCCGAATATTACCATCTTGATCCAATTTATTTTTATAAACGCATTCGCCATTTTTTGCATAAAGAACCTGAAAACACCGCGTGTATTGAAGAAGAATTGTCTTTAACTCTACAAAATAATACTATTCACAATCTAAATATTACATTAACAATGCAGCAGCAACAGATTGTAGATGCGATCACACCTCATGTTATAAACCCATCCTATCAAGCATCACTGATACATGGTGTCACGGGCAGCGGAAAAACCGAAATTTATAAACAACTGATAACAACGGCTTATGAACAGGGCAAAAGTACGATTTTTTTATTACCAGAAGTGTCACTTGCCGTGCAATTTACACATGTATTGCGATCTCAACTGCCATACGGCGATGCTATATATGGATTCCACTCCGCAATCAGCACAAAAGAAAAACTAGCAATGTGGCATGACATTGAACAACAGCGCCCTGTTGTTATTTTGGGGGTGCATTTACCTATGCTGCTCCCGATTAAAAATCTTGGTCTTATTGTAGTAGATGAAGAGCATGATATAGGGTATCAAGAAAAAAAACATCCAAAAGTTAATTCTAAAGAAGCGGCGCTTTTGCGTGCGCAGGCCTACAATATACCCATAATATTAGGATCAGCAACTCCCTCAATTACCTCGCTGCATGCCGTAAAAACAAAAAAATGGCACTTTTTTGAACTGCATGAACGCTTCGCTGGAGCGTTTCCAACGCTCACTATTGTGCCACTTATTTCTCAAAAACAACGCAATAATTTTTGGATAACCCAAGAACTAGAAAATGCTGTACGTAAGCAATTAGAAAAAAAAGAACAGAGCATTATTTTTATTAATAGACGTGGCTATAGCTTTTTTGTGCAGTGCTTGGCCTGCAGCCATATTATTTCATGCAATTCATGCTCAGTCAGTTTAACCGTGCATAATGATGACACGTTACGATGCCATTACTGCTCTTTTCAACAGCCTATGCCATCACAATGCGTACAATGCAAGGGCTCCAAAAAAAACCTCTTAAAAAAGGGTATCGGCACCCAGCAAATCGTCACTATACTGGAAAAGCTGTTCCCCACGGCAAGAATAGCCCGTGCTGACTTGGATGCAACAATTAACAAAAAAAAATGGTCAAAAACGATACAAGATTTTAAAGACGGTGCCTATGATATCCTCGTCGGCACGCAAACAGTTACCAAGGGATATCATTTTCCTAAAGTAACGCTGGTCGGCATTATTTGGGCTGACATACAACTCGGTTTTCCATTCTATAATGCAACCGAAACAACGGTACAGCAAATCATTCAGGTTGCGGGAAGAGCTGGCCGTCAAAGTGCCGAAAGTTCTGTTATTATTCAAACAATGACTCCCCATCCGGCATTTGCTTATCTGCAGGAAAAAGAATACAGCGCATTTTATGACTACGAAATAGCCTATCGCCAGACCCTTAATTATCCACCGTTTACACGTTTTATCGAGCTAGAAATACGCAACAACGACAATACTATACTTGAACATGAAGCTGATGTATTGGCAGACACATTAGAAACTATAGTGCACGATAAAAAATATTCTATCACCATTTTAGGCCCAGCAAAGCCACCGGTAAATAAAATAAAAAATTGCTTTATCAAAAAAATATATCTCAAGTGCGGCAAGATGAGTGAAGCGTTATCGCTGTATACATATGCGCTTGAAAAAACTGAATTTACATCATCAATTTTTTTTACGCCTAATCCATCCCAATAA
- the ruvA gene encoding Holliday junction branch migration protein RuvA — protein sequence MIAMLSGTVCDVYHQGVVLDVGGIGFALNVPQELAFTPGATAAFHVHMHWNQEQGPSLFGFTTLLEKKVFMQVISCSGIGPKIGLTLVANITPSQFVAAITMGDVSLLSSINGIGRKKAESIILQLKDSVNKLDITAYGEQPELLKQLKSVTDALKSLGYSRNEIEFALEKIRKEPQESTFDHLMRKVLGALAKNI from the coding sequence ATGATTGCGATGTTGTCGGGCACGGTTTGTGACGTGTATCATCAGGGGGTTGTTTTGGACGTTGGTGGTATTGGCTTTGCGCTGAATGTCCCGCAAGAGCTTGCTTTTACCCCCGGCGCTACGGCGGCTTTTCATGTACACATGCACTGGAATCAAGAGCAGGGGCCATCTTTGTTTGGGTTTACCACGCTCCTAGAAAAAAAAGTTTTTATGCAGGTTATCAGTTGTTCGGGGATTGGGCCCAAGATAGGGTTAACGTTGGTGGCGAATATTACCCCAAGCCAGTTTGTTGCCGCTATTACTATGGGAGACGTTTCTCTCTTGAGCTCTATTAATGGGATCGGGCGTAAAAAGGCAGAAAGCATTATTTTGCAACTTAAAGACTCTGTAAATAAATTAGATATAACCGCTTATGGTGAGCAACCTGAGCTGCTTAAACAGCTTAAAAGCGTGACTGATGCGTTAAAATCTTTGGGCTACTCAAGGAATGAGATAGAATTTGCCCTTGAAAAAATCAGAAAAGAACCACAGGAAAGTACGTTTGATCATCTCATGCGCAAGGTTTTAGGTGCTTTGGCAAAAAACATATAG
- a CDS encoding glycosyltransferase, producing MVKIGSASLRIHTYNSIKNMIKKKIIIFTSAGGNGHMSVTRALMDLLEQRYDIKYVYAYTDVLQDVDFFQWLTKKRICGEDVYNYCLQKKWIFMIHFFFIIGRWYFWLYKKKTLSLLNKYLLEHKPDLIISVMPLINGALLHSAKNLNIPFLLIPTDLDTTTFMYEIDKILYKKFKIIATFNDPDVLKTVPAYLHKEHIVFSRFPIRKDFFTHKDTVAIKNKWAVPVNKKIVLVMMGGQGSYATLLFAQELAHVMSPIHLIVCIGNFTTIENALTAINFPDHITITIVKFTHEIADLMAIADIIITKSGSVSFCEALYSGKPIVLDGTSSTLLWEEFNHTFLKKYTLGDIIYNIKDTPRLIEKILHNNELVSTYADNINAIIRSEHQNNQAIQDIIHTMLENAR from the coding sequence ATGGTAAAAATAGGCAGTGCGTCGCTGAGAATACACACGTACAACAGTATTAAAAATATGATCAAAAAAAAAATTATTATCTTTACCAGTGCTGGCGGCAATGGCCATATGAGCGTCACGCGAGCGTTAATGGATTTATTAGAACAGCGCTATGATATCAAGTACGTCTATGCATATACGGATGTACTACAGGATGTCGACTTTTTTCAATGGCTGACAAAAAAAAGAATATGCGGTGAGGATGTTTATAATTATTGTCTGCAAAAAAAATGGATTTTTATGATCCACTTTTTTTTTATTATTGGCAGATGGTACTTTTGGTTATACAAAAAAAAAACGCTCTCTTTGCTCAATAAGTATCTATTAGAGCATAAACCAGATCTTATCATTTCGGTTATGCCACTCATTAACGGCGCACTTTTACATAGTGCAAAAAATTTAAATATACCGTTTTTGCTTATACCAACTGACCTTGATACAACAACATTTATGTATGAAATTGATAAAATTTTGTATAAAAAATTTAAAATTATAGCGACATTTAATGATCCGGATGTTTTAAAAACCGTCCCCGCCTATTTACATAAAGAACATATCGTATTTTCTCGCTTTCCTATTCGGAAAGACTTTTTTACTCACAAAGATACCGTTGCCATCAAAAATAAATGGGCTGTTCCGGTCAATAAAAAAATAGTTCTTGTCATGATGGGAGGGCAAGGGTCATATGCAACATTACTCTTTGCACAGGAACTTGCGCACGTTATGTCGCCCATTCATTTAATAGTATGTATCGGTAATTTTACGACAATAGAAAACGCTCTTACAGCAATAAATTTTCCTGATCATATCACCATAACCATTGTCAAATTCACTCATGAAATTGCTGATTTGATGGCGATTGCTGACATTATTATTACAAAGTCTGGATCAGTAAGTTTTTGCGAAGCACTATACTCAGGAAAGCCTATTGTGCTTGATGGAACATCATCAACTCTTTTATGGGAAGAGTTCAATCATACATTTTTAAAAAAATATACTCTGGGCGATATTATATACAATATTAAAGACACGCCACGTTTAATAGAAAAAATATTACATAACAATGAACTTGTATCGACCTATGCTGACAATATTAATGCTATAATTAGGTCAGAGCACCAGAATAATCAAGCAATACAAGATATTATTCATACGATGCTAGAAAACGCGCGATAA
- the mnmE gene encoding tRNA uridine-5-carboxymethylaminomethyl(34) synthesis GTPase MnmE, producing the protein MNFKETIDQQTIVAQCTPQGPGALGLIRLSGEKAWEVAEKICRLSSKKKLSECETHTIHHGSIIDPRRQQIDSVMFSLMRSPRTFTGQDTVEITCHNSQFIIDSIIELSIMHGARLAHHGEFSQRAYLNKKIDLLQAEAINELIHANTQSALKSSLAQLNGSLSQYISSLEDDLITALALSEASFEFLDDEGDFHRMIANKLQNILDKIEILKKDFNNYNVIRQGIRIALIGSVNAGKSQLFNTLVHQKRAIVNEQAGTTRDSIEYGMYKNGMYLTFVDTAGLRQTHDYIEQEGIARSYDEAHKADIILLIIDNSRTQTAQEEIIYHTIKNAYTHKIITVCNKTDLANINTITTQDTITTSGLTGAGCEQLEQAIFNKISHLIDAQQSPFLLNKRHYTILVRIEDTIKKIASTLTDNVHYELLSIELKNALEDNGELTGKSISEAGLNAVFKEFCVGK; encoded by the coding sequence ATGAATTTTAAAGAAACTATAGATCAGCAAACAATCGTCGCCCAATGCACGCCTCAAGGGCCTGGTGCACTTGGACTCATTCGATTGTCCGGTGAAAAAGCATGGGAAGTTGCTGAAAAAATATGTCGTCTTTCTTCAAAAAAAAAATTATCTGAATGCGAAACGCATACAATTCACCATGGATCTATTATAGACCCTCGCAGACAGCAAATCGACTCTGTCATGTTTTCTCTCATGAGAAGTCCGCGAACGTTTACCGGACAAGACACGGTAGAAATAACCTGTCACAACAGTCAATTTATTATTGATAGCATTATCGAATTATCCATCATGCATGGAGCACGGTTAGCCCATCATGGAGAGTTTAGTCAGCGGGCGTATCTTAATAAAAAAATAGATCTTTTGCAGGCAGAAGCTATCAATGAACTTATTCATGCAAATACCCAAAGTGCACTCAAATCATCACTCGCACAACTTAATGGAAGCTTGTCTCAGTATATATCTTCACTCGAAGACGATCTCATAACAGCACTTGCATTATCTGAAGCTAGTTTTGAGTTTTTAGATGATGAAGGTGACTTTCATCGCATGATTGCCAACAAATTACAAAATATTTTGGATAAAATAGAAATTCTTAAAAAAGATTTTAATAACTACAATGTCATCAGACAGGGGATACGCATAGCGCTTATTGGCTCAGTCAACGCTGGAAAGTCCCAGCTTTTTAATACACTGGTGCATCAAAAAAGAGCGATTGTTAACGAACAAGCGGGAACGACGCGTGATAGTATAGAATATGGCATGTATAAAAATGGCATGTATCTTACGTTTGTCGATACCGCCGGACTGCGTCAAACGCATGATTATATTGAACAAGAAGGTATCGCTCGCTCGTATGATGAAGCGCATAAAGCCGATATTATTTTACTTATTATCGATAATTCTCGCACGCAAACAGCACAAGAAGAGATTATTTATCACACTATAAAAAATGCTTATACGCATAAAATTATTACCGTATGTAACAAAACAGATCTTGCAAATATCAATACAATAACAACGCAAGACACAATAACCACGTCTGGACTTACTGGCGCTGGCTGCGAGCAACTCGAGCAAGCAATTTTTAATAAAATTTCTCATCTTATTGATGCTCAGCAATCGCCGTTTTTACTCAACAAACGTCACTATACTATTTTGGTAAGAATTGAAGACACGATAAAAAAAATTGCATCTACATTGACAGATAACGTACATTATGAGCTACTCTCAATAGAGCTCAAAAACGCCCTAGAAGACAATGGCGAATTAACAGGCAAATCTATATCAGAAGCAGGATTAAATGCCGTATTTAAAGAATTTTGCGTGGGCAAATAA
- a CDS encoding ankyrin repeat domain-containing protein — protein MNNKQILFLTALFFLITHPLNCMSNKNQQAPIKKNNIIATITHTVSKKLYGQEYPNIILNNGKTPLTLAIKLRNLNSIKKLLDFGADINMQDRADGTPISIALEALQSKILFKKFLLNNECHLEELCMSVIEKTVDQKYLKRNIKSIALSKKIFKYLLIHSNKNQSAVINKEIYINHQEIKNIYIEYVQQRWEKEQIGLMIIEKYMRAPEDSTCPALPKEIIQEIFSYIK, from the coding sequence ATGAATAATAAACAGATACTATTTTTAACAGCATTATTTTTTCTTATAACACATCCGCTTAATTGCATGAGCAATAAAAACCAACAAGCGCCTATAAAAAAAAATAATATTATTGCAACGATAACGCATACCGTATCTAAAAAATTATATGGCCAAGAATATCCGAACATTATATTAAATAATGGCAAGACCCCCCTGACTCTGGCAATAAAACTGCGAAATTTAAATAGTATCAAGAAATTGCTAGATTTTGGCGCCGATATTAACATGCAAGATAGAGCTGACGGCACTCCAATATCCATTGCACTAGAAGCGCTACAGAGCAAAATACTTTTTAAAAAGTTCTTATTAAATAATGAGTGTCATCTAGAAGAACTTTGCATGAGCGTAATAGAAAAAACAGTAGACCAAAAGTACTTAAAAAGAAATATAAAAAGCATTGCTCTATCAAAAAAAATTTTTAAATATTTATTAATACATTCAAATAAAAATCAAAGCGCTGTAATAAACAAAGAAATATATATAAACCATCAAGAAATAAAAAATATATACATCGAGTACGTACAACAACGATGGGAAAAAGAACAAATAGGCCTTATGATTATCGAAAAATATATGAGAGCGCCGGAAGATAGCACATGCCCTGCGCTACCAAAAGAAATTATTCAAGAAATTTTTAGCTATATCAAATAA
- a CDS encoding ATP-grasp domain-containing protein codes for MKKLRIGVLMGGRSIEREVSLNSGRTICDHLDTAQYESIPLFQTRDNVLYILPQRFVHRGKIADFEHRLASEAQEISWDTLKNYVDIIYIAQHGRFAEDGKLQGTLEILQIPYIGSKVFASALGMDKDIQKKFLTADGIRVPNSITIQPHDIPYYQENLDILKKNILEKNLTLPLVIKPVHEGSSLGVSIVRSWDALIAAITTAAYIFEDQPQHVLLEEFIEGMEFSCIIITNYITKNLIALPPTEIVPEKHSFFDYEQKYMPGKACKHTPARCTEESIEHIKNTCIQVMRTLQFSNIARIDGFLTHDGSIVITDPNSFCGMDPASFAFLQAAQINMSHTQFINHLITTELYSYGMIKESETLQREDQTTMLNKKRIGIICGGRSNEKEISLESGRNVAYKLSPQKYDPVPLFLNSNLELYKLDQKLLVLNTTREIENLLTPEAKIAWSELANHIDFAFIALHGGEGENGSIQGMLEMLQIPYNGSGVLTSSLCMNKFTTNRFLKQKGFCVPDGVLVEKDTKIPLLPAFPVIVKPHDDGCSMLVHKAHTHEELVNALETIYASGKNYALIEECVIGMELTVGVIGNNKPQALPPSQAVASKGILSIEEKFLPGAGENQTPALLPQGTLELVKKTMEQVYTELNCKGYVRIDCFYQTQEQSPTGHERVIILEINTLPGLTPATVLFHQAAELNIKPMDFIDMLIELGSEEHGKNRQCVAENTHVQQY; via the coding sequence ATGAAAAAATTGCGTATAGGTGTTTTAATGGGAGGTCGCTCAATTGAACGAGAAGTATCTCTCAATTCGGGAAGAACAATATGCGATCATCTCGATACCGCACAATATGAATCAATTCCCCTTTTTCAAACACGTGACAATGTATTATATATTTTACCGCAACGCTTTGTTCATCGCGGCAAAATAGCAGACTTTGAGCATAGACTTGCATCAGAAGCACAAGAAATTTCTTGGGATACGCTTAAAAATTATGTCGACATTATCTACATTGCACAACATGGCAGATTTGCTGAAGATGGAAAACTTCAAGGAACGTTAGAAATTTTACAAATACCGTATATTGGCTCAAAAGTTTTTGCCAGCGCTCTTGGCATGGACAAAGATATACAAAAAAAATTTTTGACTGCTGACGGAATACGTGTTCCAAACAGTATTACCATACAACCGCATGACATCCCGTATTATCAAGAAAATTTAGATATTTTAAAAAAAAATATCTTAGAAAAAAATCTTACACTACCACTTGTTATAAAACCTGTGCATGAAGGGTCAAGTCTTGGAGTTTCGATTGTGCGCTCATGGGATGCACTTATTGCAGCAATAACAACTGCTGCATATATTTTTGAAGATCAACCGCAACATGTGTTGCTAGAAGAGTTTATCGAAGGCATGGAATTTTCATGCATTATTATTACTAATTATATAACAAAAAATCTTATAGCATTGCCGCCAACAGAAATAGTCCCAGAAAAACATTCTTTTTTTGATTACGAACAAAAATATATGCCCGGAAAAGCGTGCAAACACACGCCAGCTCGGTGCACAGAAGAATCTATAGAACACATTAAAAACACTTGTATACAGGTTATGCGCACCTTACAATTTAGTAATATTGCTCGTATCGACGGCTTTTTGACGCATGATGGCTCTATTGTCATCACTGATCCAAATAGTTTCTGCGGCATGGATCCAGCAAGCTTTGCCTTTTTACAAGCAGCACAAATAAATATGAGCCACACGCAATTCATTAACCATCTCATTACAACCGAATTATATAGTTATGGTATGATCAAAGAATCAGAGACTTTACAACGAGAAGATCAAACGACCATGCTTAATAAAAAAAGAATTGGCATCATATGCGGCGGCAGATCCAATGAAAAAGAAATTTCTTTGGAATCTGGCAGAAATGTTGCCTACAAACTTTCGCCACAAAAATATGACCCCGTTCCTCTATTTTTAAACAGCAATCTTGAACTATATAAACTGGATCAAAAATTATTAGTGCTTAATACAACGCGTGAAATAGAAAATCTTCTTACCCCAGAGGCAAAAATAGCCTGGTCAGAACTTGCCAACCATATTGATTTTGCGTTTATTGCGCTACATGGCGGTGAAGGAGAAAATGGATCAATACAGGGCATGCTTGAAATGCTACAGATCCCTTATAATGGATCTGGCGTATTAACAAGCTCGTTATGTATGAACAAATTCACTACAAATCGCTTTCTCAAGCAAAAGGGATTTTGTGTCCCAGATGGCGTATTAGTAGAAAAAGATACCAAAATACCATTATTGCCAGCCTTTCCTGTTATTGTTAAGCCGCATGATGATGGCTGCAGCATGTTAGTACATAAAGCTCACACGCATGAAGAACTTGTGAATGCTCTAGAGACAATTTATGCATCTGGTAAAAATTATGCATTAATCGAAGAGTGCGTTATAGGTATGGAGCTCACCGTTGGCGTTATTGGCAATAATAAACCTCAAGCGTTGCCACCGAGTCAAGCCGTCGCGAGTAAAGGAATTTTGTCCATCGAGGAAAAATTTTTACCTGGTGCTGGAGAAAATCAGACACCGGCTCTCTTGCCGCAGGGCACGCTTGAATTAGTAAAAAAAACTATGGAACAGGTATATACGGAGCTTAATTGCAAGGGCTACGTGCGTATTGATTGTTTTTATCAAACACAAGAACAAAGTCCAACAGGGCACGAGCGTGTTATTATTTTAGAAATAAATACGTTGCCCGGATTAACACCAGCAACTGTTTTATTTCATCAAGCGGCTGAGCTCAATATTAAACCTATGGACTTTATTGACATGCTGATTGAACTTGGCAGCGAAGAACATGGTAAAAATAGGCAGTGCGTCGCTGAGAATACACACGTACAACAGTATTAA
- the orn gene encoding oligoribonuclease translates to MSQKKLIWLDLEMTGLNFETDFILEIATIITNDSLEIIAVGPSFVIHHPEEVLLAMDDWNKNQHTKSGLWQKVLDSTITLQQAEQQTLAFVKQYCTFQDAPLCGNSIYQDRSFLRRHMRELAAFFHYRIIDVSSVKELVRRWYPHNSNVYFKKAENHRALDDVYASIEELKHYRKHFFIGMD, encoded by the coding sequence ATGTCACAAAAAAAATTAATTTGGCTTGATCTGGAAATGACCGGGCTGAATTTTGAAACAGATTTTATTTTAGAAATAGCTACCATTATCACCAACGACAGCCTAGAAATTATTGCCGTTGGGCCTAGTTTTGTTATACACCACCCGGAAGAAGTGTTGTTGGCAATGGATGATTGGAACAAAAATCAGCACACCAAGTCGGGCTTGTGGCAAAAAGTACTAGACTCTACAATAACCCTACAGCAGGCTGAACAACAAACACTTGCATTTGTTAAGCAGTATTGCACTTTTCAAGATGCTCCGCTGTGTGGTAACTCAATTTATCAAGATAGATCTTTTCTTAGACGACACATGCGCGAGCTGGCGGCATTCTTTCATTATAGAATAATAGATGTAAGTAGCGTCAAAGAGCTTGTTCGCCGTTGGTATCCTCACAACTCAAATGTATATTTTAAAAAAGCTGAAAATCACCGAGCACTTGATGATGTGTATGCTTCTATAGAAGAACTTAAACATTATAGAAAACATTTTTTTATTGGGATGGATTAG